Proteins encoded by one window of Actinomycetota bacterium:
- a CDS encoding glucose 1-dehydrogenase: MVPGAPDLDGRVVIVTGAGRGIGRGIAEHVASRGARVVIAEWREVRCHEAATAVNDAGGEAIGVVTDVMDRDSIGAMVARAVEEWGRIDALVNNAHTFTPNRSLLETTPEELDTHVRSAALGSLWCMQAVHPHMAAAGWGRIVNFVSAAGIRGMPGYGAYNVAKEGVRALTRTAAREWGRDGIVVNAVAPAAASERGARAAAEETDAYREFLRDHPIGRQGDPRDDIAPVVAFLCSDACRYLTGQTFMVDGGAFIHG; encoded by the coding sequence ATGGTGCCGGGCGCTCCTGATCTCGACGGTCGCGTGGTCATCGTGACCGGCGCGGGGCGCGGCATCGGCCGCGGCATCGCCGAGCACGTCGCGTCGCGGGGCGCCAGGGTCGTCATCGCGGAGTGGCGCGAGGTGCGCTGCCACGAGGCCGCCACCGCGGTGAACGACGCCGGCGGTGAGGCCATCGGCGTCGTCACGGACGTGATGGACCGCGACAGCATCGGGGCGATGGTCGCGCGTGCTGTGGAGGAGTGGGGCCGCATCGACGCACTGGTGAACAACGCGCACACGTTCACGCCGAACCGCTCGTTGCTGGAGACCACGCCGGAGGAGCTCGACACCCACGTGCGCTCGGCGGCCCTGGGATCGCTGTGGTGCATGCAGGCGGTCCACCCGCACATGGCCGCTGCGGGGTGGGGGCGGATCGTCAACTTCGTCTCGGCCGCGGGGATCCGTGGCATGCCCGGCTACGGCGCCTACAACGTGGCGAAGGAGGGTGTGCGCGCCCTCACCCGCACGGCCGCTCGCGAGTGGGGTCGCGACGGGATCGTCGTCAACGCCGTCGCCCCGGCCGCCGCCAGCGAGCGAGGGGCTCGTGCCGCCGCCGAGGAGACCGACGCCTACCGCGAGTTCCTCCGAGACCACCCGATCGGCCGTCAGGGCGATCCGCGCGACGACATCGCTCCCGTCGTGGCGTTCCTCTGCAGCGACGCCTGTCGCTACCTCACCGGGCAGACCTTCATGGTGGACGGCGGGGCGTTCATCCACGGGTGA
- a CDS encoding SDR family oxidoreductase: MARVDVDGSIAVLSGGSSGIGRHLAVALARRGATVVVVARRADRLAEVSDELRSHSRASRHAVCDVSDRSAWTGLLADVEEDHGRIDLLLNVTAIERRLEAIDATVADYREVMEVNYLAAVAGTLAVLPGMRQRRRGHIVNVSSDSARAPTVATSSYAASKAALSAFTEAVALEHHGTGVHLHVLYPGWVPTPMGLEAVEAGMPMPPRLVRRTPDQVVDAVLDGLGGPVDINLARAALAAPLVKAIAPRLHRRMLLRQSGRS; the protein is encoded by the coding sequence GTGGCGCGGGTCGACGTCGACGGCAGCATCGCCGTCCTCTCCGGTGGGTCGTCCGGCATCGGGCGTCACCTGGCCGTGGCGCTCGCCCGGCGGGGCGCCACGGTCGTGGTCGTGGCGCGCCGCGCGGACCGGCTGGCCGAGGTCAGCGACGAGTTGCGCTCGCACAGCCGGGCGAGTCGGCACGCCGTCTGCGACGTCTCCGATCGGTCCGCGTGGACCGGCCTCCTCGCTGACGTCGAGGAGGATCACGGGCGCATCGACCTGCTGCTCAACGTGACCGCGATCGAGCGACGGCTGGAGGCCATCGACGCCACGGTCGCCGACTACCGCGAGGTCATGGAGGTCAACTACCTCGCTGCCGTCGCGGGGACGCTCGCGGTCCTGCCGGGCATGCGACAGCGACGTCGAGGCCACATCGTGAACGTCTCGTCGGACTCGGCCCGCGCCCCGACCGTCGCGACCTCGAGCTACGCCGCATCCAAGGCGGCGCTGTCGGCCTTCACCGAGGCGGTGGCCCTCGAGCACCACGGGACCGGTGTCCACCTCCACGTGCTCTACCCCGGCTGGGTGCCGACGCCGATGGGACTGGAGGCGGTGGAGGCAGGGATGCCGATGCCGCCGAGGCTGGTCCGGCGGACACCCGATCAGGTCGTCGACGCCGTGCTCGACGGACTGGGAGGACCGGTGGATATCAACCTCGCCCGAGCGGCGCTCGCCGCTCCCCTCGTGAAGGCGATCGCGCCGCGACTGCACCGACGCATGCTGCTGCGTCAGTCGGGACGCTCGTGA
- a CDS encoding LLM class flavin-dependent oxidoreductase produces the protein MTAPLFDLYLPQVHMDFATILERVRVAEQAGFHTVWFMDHLAAPLLPDADVLEAWTLAAAVAARTERIRIGHLVLADAMRHPAVLSKQIATVDHISGGRVELGLGWGSVPDELRRFGITDAPGEQRAARLRESLTVVTRLLAGETVDHEGEHLRLRGALQRPTPVQARVPITVGGAGPTLTMPLVRDFADWWNCPSYAADRLDELRPLAGDARISIQRPIALARRGDDVATVEATARRRFEGWGGLTIGSPWTVAEGLRADLAAGVERFIIQFHDFGLAPSVEAFAADVVPLLS, from the coding sequence GTGACCGCACCGCTGTTCGACCTGTACCTGCCGCAGGTCCACATGGACTTCGCGACGATCCTCGAACGGGTCCGGGTCGCGGAACAGGCGGGGTTCCACACCGTGTGGTTCATGGATCACCTCGCCGCGCCTCTGCTCCCCGACGCGGACGTGCTGGAGGCCTGGACCCTCGCCGCCGCGGTGGCGGCACGGACCGAACGGATCCGCATCGGCCACCTCGTCCTCGCGGACGCCATGCGTCATCCCGCCGTTCTGAGCAAGCAGATCGCGACCGTCGACCACATCAGCGGCGGCCGGGTGGAGCTCGGACTCGGCTGGGGCTCGGTGCCGGATGAGCTGCGGCGCTTCGGCATCACCGACGCCCCGGGCGAGCAACGAGCGGCGCGGCTGCGGGAGAGCCTCACCGTCGTGACACGCCTCCTCGCGGGCGAGACGGTGGATCACGAGGGCGAGCACCTCCGGCTCCGTGGGGCGCTCCAGCGCCCAACGCCCGTGCAGGCACGCGTTCCCATCACGGTCGGGGGCGCGGGCCCCACGCTCACCATGCCCCTGGTGCGTGACTTCGCGGACTGGTGGAACTGCCCCAGCTACGCCGCGGATCGGCTCGACGAACTCCGTCCCCTCGCCGGTGACGCTCGCATCTCGATCCAGCGTCCCATCGCGCTCGCACGCCGGGGTGACGACGTGGCCACGGTCGAAGCCACCGCGCGACGACGCTTCGAGGGGTGGGGAGGTCTCACGATCGGCTCACCGTGGACCGTCGCCGAAGGTCTGCGCGCCGACCTCGCCGCTGGCGTCGAGCGCTTCATCATCCAGTTCCACGACTTCGGACTAGCTCCCTCCGTGGAAGCGTTCGCCGCCGACGTCGTCCCGCTCCTGTCCTGA
- a CDS encoding Fpg/Nei family DNA glycosylase: MPELPDVEAHRRLAARHACGHEVEAVRVPDGEILEGTTPQGLGRSLVGRTITAARRHGKWLVLELDGPRLAVHFRMTGALDWHDDEPDGQAAVALGFGRGWLAYRTERRLGRVHYLRSAEALSDVTGPLGPDALDVDRDELGRLLEGRRGGLKSALMDQTFIAGLGNELVDDILFRAGLHPRSDADLDEADTDELYRAMRDVLRRSVRAGHVPSGPTWINSQRGSDEPTCPNGDGALARATVAGRTTYWCPREQRR; the protein is encoded by the coding sequence GTGCCCGAGCTACCGGACGTCGAAGCCCATCGTCGCCTCGCCGCACGGCACGCCTGCGGGCACGAGGTCGAGGCGGTCCGGGTCCCCGACGGGGAGATCCTCGAGGGAACCACGCCCCAGGGTCTAGGCCGGTCGTTGGTGGGGCGCACGATCACCGCGGCTCGTCGACACGGCAAGTGGCTCGTGCTCGAGCTGGACGGTCCCCGACTGGCGGTGCACTTCCGCATGACGGGTGCGCTGGACTGGCACGACGACGAACCCGATGGTCAGGCGGCCGTGGCGCTGGGGTTCGGTCGCGGGTGGCTGGCGTACCGCACGGAGCGGCGGCTCGGCCGGGTGCACTACCTGCGGTCAGCCGAGGCGCTCTCGGACGTAACCGGTCCGCTCGGACCGGACGCCCTCGACGTAGACCGCGACGAGCTCGGTCGCCTGCTCGAGGGTCGCCGCGGTGGCCTGAAGTCCGCCCTGATGGACCAGACCTTCATCGCGGGGCTCGGGAACGAGCTGGTCGACGACATCCTCTTCCGTGCCGGACTCCACCCCCGTAGCGACGCGGATCTCGACGAGGCCGACACCGACGAGCTGTACCGCGCGATGCGCGACGTGCTCCGCCGGTCGGTGCGTGCCGGCCACGTTCCGTCGGGTCCGACGTGGATCAACAGCCAGCGTGGCAGCGACGAACCGACGTGCCCCAACGGCGACGGCGCGTTGGCGCGCGCAACCGTCGCGGGACGCACGACCTACTGGTGCCCGCGGGAGCAGCGGCGTTAA
- a CDS encoding acyl-CoA dehydrogenase family protein — translation MRLGYDADTEAFRAQLRAWIAEHRPDPEAMAATPRQSSAHLPDWARAWQRSLFDAGWLVPGWPPELGGRDAAPTQQMVYFEEFARTDLARSYNPQGLGIIAPSLYDFGDEDMKQRFLLPTLRADVSWCVGMSEPDAGSDLASLRTTAVLRDDGSFVVNGQKVWTSGAHHADHCLAFVRTDPEAPKHKGISTLIIDMDTPGITCRPLPELTDPDHADFNEVFFEDVDVPADRLLGGLHQGWAMAVGSLGHERAMLWVMQAANIERNLSRLQDELDQVRPDGSRLSEDPRWADTLAQLHIDSQALWLLGYKGFAKAAKGELAPEHLILKLYGSELEQRLYQAGVDALGADALDVSDDEGGVNYGRGAWELQYLRSFAQTIAGGTSEIQRNIIAERVLGLPRER, via the coding sequence ATGCGACTGGGGTACGACGCCGACACCGAGGCGTTCCGCGCGCAGCTGCGCGCGTGGATCGCCGAGCACCGCCCCGACCCCGAGGCGATGGCCGCGACGCCGCGCCAGTCGAGCGCCCACCTCCCGGACTGGGCGCGGGCCTGGCAGCGTTCGCTGTTCGACGCCGGATGGCTCGTCCCCGGCTGGCCGCCCGAGCTCGGCGGGCGCGACGCGGCCCCCACCCAGCAGATGGTGTACTTCGAGGAGTTCGCTCGTACCGACCTCGCGCGGTCGTACAACCCGCAGGGTCTTGGCATCATCGCCCCGTCCCTGTACGACTTCGGTGACGAGGACATGAAGCAGCGCTTCCTGCTGCCGACGCTGCGCGCCGACGTGAGCTGGTGCGTGGGGATGTCGGAGCCCGATGCCGGCAGTGACCTCGCCTCACTCCGGACCACCGCCGTGCTGCGCGACGACGGCTCGTTCGTCGTGAACGGACAGAAGGTCTGGACCAGCGGGGCACACCACGCCGATCACTGTCTCGCGTTCGTGCGCACCGATCCCGAGGCGCCCAAGCACAAGGGCATCAGCACGCTCATCATCGACATGGACACGCCCGGGATCACGTGCCGACCGCTGCCCGAGCTCACCGATCCCGACCACGCCGACTTCAACGAGGTCTTCTTCGAGGACGTCGACGTGCCGGCCGACCGACTGCTCGGGGGCCTGCACCAAGGGTGGGCCATGGCCGTTGGTTCGCTCGGTCACGAGCGGGCCATGCTGTGGGTCATGCAGGCCGCGAACATCGAGCGCAACCTCTCGCGCCTGCAGGATGAGCTCGACCAAGTCCGACCCGATGGATCGCGGCTCTCCGAGGATCCGCGCTGGGCCGACACCCTCGCGCAGCTGCACATCGACAGCCAGGCGCTGTGGCTCCTCGGGTACAAGGGCTTCGCGAAGGCGGCCAAGGGCGAACTCGCCCCCGAGCACCTCATCCTCAAGCTCTACGGCTCCGAGCTGGAGCAGCGGCTGTACCAGGCCGGGGTCGACGCGCTCGGCGCCGACGCGCTCGACGTGTCGGACGACGAGGGCGGGGTGAACTACGGGCGGGGCGCGTGGGAACTGCAGTACCTGCGCTCGTTCGCGCAGACGATCGCCGGCGGGACGTCGGAGATCCAGCGCAACATCATCGCGGAACGGGTGCTCGGGTTGCCCCGCGAACGGTAG
- a CDS encoding MBL fold metallo-hydrolase has translation MPQLPPAEKVRPGIWSLPVPIPDNPLGYTLVYLFDSDQGPVLVDTGWDDDASFAYLTKRIAEAGFDLADVYGVLVTHHHPDHHGLSGRVQAASGAWIAMHADDAEVVTRRRESGDDWILMTAHYLLDAGAGEDALASLPPADEMIDHRPPAPTLPNRLIADGEQVDVPGWDVRAIHTPGHTPGHTCFVVTAEDVVLTGDCVLPRISPHIGLMHPDLDDADHLGDYLVSLRRLRDGHASAEGFPAHEHRFPDLAGRIDELLAHHEDRLHELRAILGEGGALTGWDISERMTWSRDWSEIHFMMRRAALAEVVAHLRHLERIGEVEVNTASSPTTYRMTG, from the coding sequence TTGCCGCAACTTCCTCCCGCCGAGAAGGTACGGCCCGGCATATGGAGTCTGCCGGTCCCGATCCCTGACAACCCCCTCGGCTACACGCTCGTGTACCTGTTCGACAGCGATCAGGGACCGGTCCTGGTCGACACCGGCTGGGACGACGACGCCAGCTTCGCCTACCTGACCAAGCGGATCGCCGAGGCCGGCTTCGATCTGGCCGACGTGTACGGGGTCCTCGTGACCCACCACCACCCGGACCACCATGGCCTATCGGGGCGCGTGCAGGCGGCGTCGGGGGCGTGGATCGCCATGCACGCCGACGACGCCGAGGTGGTCACACGGCGCCGTGAGAGCGGCGACGACTGGATCCTGATGACCGCGCACTACCTGCTGGACGCCGGGGCGGGCGAGGACGCGCTCGCGTCGCTGCCACCCGCGGACGAGATGATCGATCACCGACCGCCCGCACCGACGCTGCCCAACCGGCTCATCGCGGACGGGGAGCAGGTGGACGTGCCAGGCTGGGACGTGCGGGCCATCCACACCCCCGGCCACACCCCGGGTCACACGTGCTTCGTCGTGACTGCGGAGGACGTGGTGCTCACGGGCGACTGCGTGCTGCCACGCATCTCGCCGCACATCGGGCTGATGCACCCCGACCTCGACGACGCCGACCACCTCGGGGACTACCTCGTCTCGCTGCGCCGGCTCCGCGACGGCCACGCTTCCGCGGAAGGGTTCCCGGCCCACGAGCACCGCTTCCCCGATCTCGCCGGGAGGATCGACGAACTTCTGGCCCACCACGAGGACCGGCTCCACGAACTGCGCGCGATCCTGGGTGAGGGCGGGGCGCTCACCGGCTGGGACATCAGCGAGCGCATGACCTGGAGCCGCGATTGGTCGGAGATCCACTTCATGATGCGCCGCGCCGCGCTCGCCGAGGTCGTCGCGCACCTGCGCCACCTGGAGCGCATCGGCGAGGTCGAGGTGAACACCGCGTCGAGCCCGACGACCTACCGGATGACCGGCTGA
- a CDS encoding acyl-CoA/acyl-ACP dehydrogenase, which translates to MDLELTEDQVALRDTVRRSLDGDLRPARAVHEGGALDRDRWRGLIELGTTSLLVAEDQGGLGLGMVEAALAAEELGGVADPTPWIAAAVHAVSLGEEEVAAAVGAGDTIAVVVDGGVEPDATPTGGTLSGSVRGVLGAMVADVLIAVAEPHAWLVPATERGVTIAPRRGSDPTRYLGDIDLDGAAARALALEPDAAERAILRRDAALVADGLGAGEAAMTMTVEYARVREQFGQPIGAFQAVQHLCADMLVDLELTRAGLLRAAWAVDQADPEVARHDVAVAVAQAAEALPRVTERAIQVHGGIGVTWEHDLHLLHARVLSMQQLLGGARAAVDRLAAVVVPRQ; encoded by the coding sequence TTGGACCTGGAGCTGACCGAGGACCAGGTGGCTCTCCGCGACACCGTGCGCCGCTCGCTCGACGGCGACCTCCGCCCGGCCCGCGCGGTCCACGAAGGCGGCGCGCTCGACCGCGACCGGTGGCGTGGCCTGATCGAGCTCGGGACCACCTCGCTGCTGGTCGCCGAGGACCAGGGTGGTCTCGGCCTGGGGATGGTCGAGGCAGCTCTGGCGGCCGAGGAGCTCGGAGGGGTCGCCGACCCCACGCCCTGGATCGCGGCCGCCGTCCACGCGGTAAGCCTCGGCGAGGAGGAGGTCGCGGCCGCCGTCGGGGCGGGTGACACCATCGCAGTGGTCGTGGACGGCGGGGTCGAGCCGGACGCGACCCCGACCGGCGGGACGCTGTCCGGTTCCGTGCGCGGGGTCCTCGGAGCGATGGTCGCGGACGTCCTCATCGCCGTGGCGGAGCCGCACGCGTGGCTCGTCCCGGCGACCGAGCGCGGGGTGACGATCGCGCCCCGCCGCGGCTCCGACCCCACCCGCTACCTGGGGGACATCGACCTCGACGGCGCCGCGGCGCGGGCGCTCGCGCTCGAACCCGACGCGGCGGAGCGCGCGATCCTGAGGCGCGACGCCGCGCTGGTCGCCGACGGCCTCGGGGCAGGCGAGGCCGCCATGACGATGACGGTGGAGTACGCACGCGTCCGGGAACAGTTCGGCCAGCCGATCGGGGCGTTCCAGGCGGTGCAGCACCTCTGTGCCGACATGCTGGTCGACCTCGAGCTCACGCGCGCGGGTCTGCTCCGGGCGGCGTGGGCCGTCGATCAGGCGGACCCGGAGGTGGCACGTCACGACGTCGCGGTAGCCGTCGCCCAGGCTGCGGAGGCGCTACCACGGGTCACCGAGCGCGCCATCCAGGTGCACGGCGGGATCGGGGTGACGTGGGAGCACGACCTGCACCTGCTGCACGCGCGCGTGCTGTCGATGCAGCAGCTGCTCGGGGGCGCGCGGGCCGCCGTCGACCGGCTCGCGGCTGTCGTGGTCCCCCGCCAGTAG
- a CDS encoding metallophosphoesterase family protein has product MCESLTRRQLLKYGAMVAATFPFAKVGLEGWSLAAEAQTGFAVPMHLELVTVTDTSAILTWFTGDPTQPDEFGRPAPVAAPGRVLLGSQASGTLAEVESHDPTPYHYVELTGLTPGTTYIFVAESNGVPALRTTISPAGAVLSPTDVDTSNGGLFTTLVPPPGAEIGRIAWVNDLHVGESVSGLAYSDDRLPGGGFPPGFAADPDNPYWRFMTEAMTAEAAARGATLLLANGDVTGSADPAQVGNARRLLDGFGTLGRGEQGPDGVRLVAAGSAPTYFVTRGNHDRAHAGPEYADCSPVEGRPELYDCYRDTFAASFVPGTTRFAVSFGTDTHRYRFVGLDSNDIATGAGQMPDEQIDFLAAHLDAGEATIPLFHHPVGDRATVFAVPPVVFGVRPDQASGFRAALADRDNFAGVYNGHTHRNLRTTSTETGDVPYFEGGAVKEYPGGYTIVRLFEGGYMVNFYKSSTPEARAWSERSRGEYLGLYPYYTLGELGDPTGSTRSTPASAVTRASHPRTGPTPAGRPETGPRARAATSRPRAEVASRPA; this is encoded by the coding sequence GTGTGCGAGTCGCTCACTCGGCGACAGTTGCTCAAGTACGGGGCGATGGTCGCGGCGACCTTCCCGTTCGCCAAGGTGGGGCTCGAGGGGTGGTCGCTCGCGGCCGAGGCACAGACCGGCTTCGCCGTCCCGATGCACCTGGAACTGGTGACGGTCACCGACACCTCCGCGATCCTGACCTGGTTCACCGGCGACCCGACACAGCCCGACGAGTTCGGCCGCCCCGCCCCCGTAGCCGCGCCGGGACGGGTACTGCTGGGCTCGCAGGCCTCGGGGACCCTCGCGGAGGTCGAGTCCCACGATCCCACCCCGTACCACTACGTCGAGCTGACCGGCCTGACACCCGGGACGACCTACATCTTCGTGGCGGAGTCCAACGGCGTGCCTGCGCTGCGGACCACCATCTCGCCCGCGGGCGCGGTGCTGTCCCCTACCGACGTGGACACCTCGAACGGTGGCCTGTTCACGACCCTCGTGCCGCCGCCGGGAGCTGAGATCGGCCGCATCGCCTGGGTCAACGACCTGCACGTCGGCGAGTCCGTATCGGGTCTCGCCTACAGCGACGACCGGCTCCCCGGTGGGGGCTTCCCGCCCGGGTTCGCCGCCGACCCCGACAACCCGTACTGGCGCTTCATGACCGAGGCCATGACCGCGGAGGCCGCGGCACGAGGTGCGACGTTGCTGCTCGCCAACGGCGACGTCACGGGCAGCGCCGACCCCGCCCAGGTCGGCAACGCCCGGCGTCTTCTCGACGGCTTCGGCACCCTCGGCCGCGGCGAGCAGGGGCCGGATGGTGTCCGGCTGGTGGCTGCCGGCAGCGCCCCGACCTACTTCGTGACCCGCGGCAACCACGACCGTGCCCACGCCGGGCCGGAGTACGCCGACTGCTCCCCGGTCGAGGGGCGCCCCGAGCTGTACGACTGCTACCGCGACACCTTCGCCGCGTCGTTCGTGCCGGGCACCACACGGTTCGCGGTCTCGTTCGGGACCGACACGCACCGCTACCGGTTCGTCGGACTCGACTCCAACGACATCGCGACCGGCGCGGGACAGATGCCCGACGAGCAGATCGACTTCCTCGCGGCCCACCTCGACGCTGGCGAAGCGACGATCCCGCTGTTCCACCACCCGGTCGGCGACCGCGCCACCGTGTTCGCGGTCCCACCGGTGGTCTTCGGCGTCCGGCCGGACCAGGCCTCCGGATTCCGGGCGGCGCTGGCCGACCGCGACAACTTCGCCGGTGTCTACAACGGCCACACCCACCGCAACCTGCGAACCACCTCGACCGAGACCGGCGACGTGCCCTACTTCGAAGGCGGCGCCGTGAAGGAGTACCCGGGCGGGTACACGATCGTGCGGCTGTTCGAGGGCGGCTACATGGTGAACTTCTACAAGTCGTCCACACCGGAGGCACGCGCGTGGTCGGAGCGGTCGCGGGGCGAGTACCTCGGCCTGTACCCCTACTACACCCTCGGCGAGCTCGGGGACCCAACTGGGTCTACGAGATCGACGCCCGCGTCCGCCGTGACGCGAGCGAGCCACCCGCGGACGGGCCCGACCCCGGCGGGGCGCCCCGAGACGGGGCCCCGGGCGCGGGCAGCGACCTCCCGGCCACGGGCGGAGGTGGCCTCGCGGCCGGCCTGA